A part of Desulfovibrio sp. Huiquan2017 genomic DNA contains:
- a CDS encoding sigma-54 dependent transcriptional regulator, giving the protein MAAILIIDDDLDVCETMESLITRLTHDCVSAHTLDSGLRLMRKKAFDVIFLDVRLPDGNGLDILPDIMALPDPPEVIILTGKGDPDGAELAIRGGVWDYLLKPSSIREISLTLGRALKYHEEKRDRDGDRGLELTGVVGDSPIIRVSFNLLSQAARSETNVLITGETGTGKELFASTIHANSKRKSGNFVVVDCAGLTESLLESTLYGYRKGAFTGAQADRIGLVKLADGGTLFLDEVGEMPLSMQKAFLRVLQERTFRPVGDTREQTSDFRLVAATNRDLDEMVEKGTFRSDLLYRLKTMHIHLPPLRERPEDIKPLCIYRVNQLCRQYAMPPKSFGSDFNPALESYDWPGNVRELFNILERAVVTSGTEKTLYAMHLPRELRIQIAKAQIERLTNTPPEKEALFPPDTEPVRKIGQDIFEDIFEQELPTLRDFKSTAEKVYLGELIRQCDGDLPRILDVSKLSRSHFYGLLKKYGLSL; this is encoded by the coding sequence GTGGCGGCGATATTGATCATAGACGACGACCTCGATGTCTGCGAGACCATGGAGAGCCTGATCACCAGGCTGACCCATGACTGCGTCTCGGCCCACACCCTGGACTCCGGGCTGCGGCTGATGCGCAAGAAGGCCTTCGACGTGATCTTTCTGGACGTCCGCCTGCCGGATGGAAACGGCTTGGATATCCTGCCGGACATCATGGCCCTGCCCGATCCGCCCGAAGTCATCATCCTGACCGGCAAAGGCGACCCGGACGGTGCGGAGTTGGCCATTCGGGGCGGCGTCTGGGATTACCTGCTCAAACCGTCCAGCATCCGCGAAATTTCCCTGACCCTGGGCCGCGCCCTCAAATACCACGAGGAAAAACGCGACCGGGACGGAGACCGAGGCCTGGAACTCACCGGCGTGGTAGGCGACAGCCCGATCATCCGGGTCAGCTTCAACCTCCTGTCCCAGGCGGCCCGGTCGGAGACCAATGTGCTCATCACCGGCGAGACCGGCACGGGCAAGGAATTGTTCGCGTCCACCATCCACGCCAACTCCAAGCGCAAGTCCGGCAATTTCGTGGTCGTGGACTGCGCCGGGCTGACCGAATCCCTGCTGGAATCCACTCTCTACGGATACCGCAAAGGGGCCTTCACCGGCGCTCAGGCCGACCGCATCGGACTGGTCAAACTGGCCGACGGCGGCACCCTTTTCCTGGACGAGGTGGGCGAAATGCCGCTGTCCATGCAAAAGGCCTTTCTGCGCGTCCTCCAGGAACGAACCTTCCGCCCGGTGGGCGACACCCGCGAGCAGACCAGCGACTTCCGGCTGGTGGCGGCCACCAACCGGGACCTGGACGAGATGGTCGAAAAGGGGACATTCCGTTCGGACCTGCTGTACCGCCTCAAGACAATGCATATCCATCTGCCGCCCCTCCGGGAACGGCCCGAGGACATCAAGCCCTTGTGCATATATCGGGTCAACCAGCTCTGCCGCCAGTACGCCATGCCGCCCAAGTCCTTCGGCTCGGACTTCAACCCGGCCCTGGAAAGCTATGACTGGCCGGGCAACGTCCGCGAACTGTTCAATATCCTGGAGCGGGCCGTGGTCACCTCGGGTACCGAGAAAACCCTCTACGCCATGCACTTGCCGCGCGAACTGCGCATCCAGATCGCCAAGGCCCAAATTGAGCGGTTGACCAACACCCCGCCCGAAAAAGAAGCCCTGTTCCCTCCGGACACGGAGCCTGTCCGAAAAATCGGACAGGATATCTTCGAGGACATCTTCGAGCAGGAACTGCCGACACTGCGGGATTTCAAGAGCACTGCGGAAAAGGTCTACCTCGGTGAGCTCATCCGCCAATGCGACGGCGACCTGCCCCGCATACTCGACGTATCCAAACTCTCCCGCTCACATTTCTACGGCCTGCTCAAGAAGTACGGCCTGTCCCTTTAG
- a CDS encoding DNA-3-methyladenine glycosylase I, translating into MADFASYCDFCASRDTDDVDRAYHDTRYGFPIEDDGELFALLIMEINQAGLSWRTILNKEPNFRKAYDGFDIPTVAAYGEADRARLLADAGIIRNRLKVDAAIHNAGAILDLQREYGSFKAWLDAHHPLEKAAWVKLFKTRFKFVGGEIVGEFLMSSGYLKGAHTETCPIQKAVLEACPAWARSTEG; encoded by the coding sequence ATGGCAGACTTCGCTTCCTACTGCGATTTTTGCGCGTCCCGCGACACGGACGATGTGGACCGCGCGTACCACGACACCCGCTATGGCTTTCCCATCGAGGACGACGGCGAACTGTTCGCGTTGCTGATCATGGAGATCAACCAGGCGGGGCTGAGCTGGCGGACGATACTCAACAAGGAACCAAACTTCCGCAAAGCCTACGACGGATTCGACATCCCCACCGTGGCCGCCTATGGCGAAGCGGACCGGGCCCGGCTCCTGGCCGACGCAGGCATCATCCGCAATCGCCTCAAGGTCGATGCGGCCATCCACAACGCGGGCGCCATCCTGGACCTGCAACGCGAATACGGCTCCTTCAAGGCCTGGCTGGATGCCCACCACCCTTTGGAAAAAGCGGCCTGGGTCAAACTGTTCAAAACCCGCTTCAAATTCGTGGGCGGCGAGATCGTCGGCGAGTTTCTCATGAGTTCCGGCTACCTGAAGGGCGCACATACCGAAACTTGCCCAATCCAGAAGGCCGTGTTAGAGGCCTGTCCGGCCTGGGCTCGATCCACGGAGGGGTGA
- the nifJ gene encoding pyruvate:ferredoxin (flavodoxin) oxidoreductase codes for MSKMKTMDGNTAAAWVAYAMSETAAIYPITPSSTMGEIADEWAAQGRKNIFGQTLEVRQLQSEAGAAGAVHGGLAGGALTTTFTASQGLLLMIPNMYKIAGELLPCVFHVSARAIAAHALSIFGDHQDVMACRQTGFAMLAAASVQEVMDLSLVAHLSTIEASVPFVSFFDGFRTSHEIQKIETIDYADMKPLLNMDKVAAFRKRAMNPEHPNIRGTAQNPDIYFQGREASNSHYDAIPAIVEEYMAKVSALTGRAYKPFDYVGAPDAERVIISMGSSCETIEEVVNRLTAEGEKVGLIKVRLYRPFSAKHFLAVLPETAKYVSVLDRTKEPGALGDPLYQDISTVFLERGNGPVLTAGRYGLGSKEFTPAMAKAVFDNMASSAPKFHFTVGIEDDVTNASLVTTGTLDTTPEGTVQCKFWGLGSDGTVGANKQAIKIIGDNTDMYAQGYFAYDSKKSGGITISHLRFGHKPIQSTYLVASADYVACHNPSYVHLYDVLDGIKDGGTFVLNCPWTAEQMDRELPAAMRRTIAQKNLKFYAVDAVKIAGEVGLGGRINMVMQTAFFKLADVIPFDQAVSLLKDGIDKAYGKKGPKIVEMNCAAVDKAADAIVEIPVPAAWADLADDVKPEADEPEYVKNIMRPVLAQKGDDLPVSVFSEDGTVPLSTSKYEKRGVAIKVPEWIADNCIQCNQCAFVCPHSALRPVLVSEDEMKNAPATFVTQDAKGKDVSGLKYRMQVNTMDCLGCGNCADICPAKEKALVMKPIATQTDAQVPNFDFTETVSYKDAFKRDSVKGSQFKQSLMEFSGACSGCGETPYVKVLTQLFGERMIIANATGCSSIWGASAPSTPYCTNHDGFGPAWGNSLFEDAAEFGFGIEMGVNSRRKTLIAKCEAAAASATGKVKEALEAWLAAKDDAEGSAKTGAALKTALNGATDEALKEIAADADLFTKKSVWIFGGDGWAYDIGYGGVDHVIASGKDVNILVMDTEVYSNTGGQSSKATPLGSIAKFAAAGKCTGKKDLGRMAMTYGYVYVASVAMGADKQQLIKAFKEAEAYNGPSLIICYAPCINQGIKKGMGKTQLEQKLAVASGYWPLYRFNPELTQQGKNPFTLESKAPDGSLQEFLSGENRYAMLERFHPELSKAFREKLEKDYADRYAILTHLAEADYGKAEVEEPAACETGVSAEAPGSGEPCDDGR; via the coding sequence ATGTCCAAGATGAAAACGATGGATGGCAACACCGCCGCCGCATGGGTGGCCTATGCCATGAGTGAAACCGCCGCCATCTACCCCATCACGCCCTCGTCCACCATGGGCGAGATCGCCGATGAATGGGCCGCTCAAGGTCGCAAGAATATTTTCGGGCAGACCCTTGAAGTTCGCCAGCTCCAGTCCGAAGCGGGCGCGGCGGGTGCCGTGCACGGCGGCTTGGCCGGCGGCGCGCTGACGACCACCTTCACCGCTTCCCAGGGTTTGCTGTTGATGATCCCGAACATGTACAAGATCGCGGGCGAACTGCTGCCCTGTGTCTTCCACGTGTCCGCCCGGGCCATCGCTGCTCACGCCCTGTCCATCTTCGGCGACCATCAGGACGTCATGGCCTGCCGCCAGACCGGTTTCGCCATGCTCGCGGCCGCTTCGGTCCAGGAAGTCATGGACCTCTCCCTGGTGGCCCATTTGTCCACCATCGAGGCCAGCGTGCCCTTCGTCTCCTTCTTCGACGGCTTCCGCACCTCGCATGAGATCCAGAAAATCGAGACCATCGACTACGCCGACATGAAGCCGCTCCTGAACATGGACAAGGTGGCCGCCTTCCGCAAACGCGCCATGAACCCGGAGCATCCGAACATTCGCGGCACCGCCCAGAACCCGGACATCTACTTCCAGGGCCGCGAGGCCTCCAACTCCCACTACGACGCCATTCCGGCCATCGTCGAGGAGTACATGGCCAAGGTGTCCGCCCTGACCGGCCGCGCCTACAAGCCCTTTGACTACGTGGGCGCGCCCGATGCCGAGCGCGTGATCATTTCCATGGGCTCCTCCTGCGAGACCATCGAAGAAGTGGTTAACCGCCTGACCGCCGAAGGCGAAAAGGTCGGCCTGATCAAGGTCCGCCTGTACCGCCCGTTCTCGGCCAAGCATTTCCTGGCCGTTCTGCCCGAGACCGCCAAGTACGTGTCCGTGCTCGACCGCACCAAAGAGCCGGGCGCCCTGGGCGATCCGCTGTACCAGGACATCAGCACCGTGTTCCTGGAACGGGGCAACGGTCCCGTCCTCACCGCCGGCCGCTACGGCCTGGGCTCCAAGGAGTTCACGCCCGCCATGGCCAAGGCCGTGTTCGACAACATGGCGTCTTCCGCCCCCAAGTTCCACTTCACCGTGGGTATCGAGGATGACGTCACCAACGCCTCCCTCGTCACGACCGGGACCCTGGACACCACCCCTGAAGGCACCGTCCAGTGCAAGTTCTGGGGTCTCGGCTCGGACGGGACGGTCGGCGCGAACAAGCAGGCCATCAAGATCATCGGCGACAACACCGACATGTATGCGCAGGGCTACTTCGCCTACGACTCCAAGAAGTCCGGCGGCATCACCATCTCCCACCTGCGCTTCGGCCACAAGCCCATCCAGTCCACCTACCTGGTGGCCTCGGCCGACTACGTCGCCTGCCACAACCCGAGCTACGTGCACCTGTACGACGTGCTCGACGGCATCAAGGACGGCGGCACCTTCGTGCTGAACTGCCCCTGGACCGCCGAACAGATGGACAGGGAACTGCCCGCCGCCATGCGCCGGACCATCGCCCAGAAGAACCTCAAGTTCTACGCCGTGGACGCGGTCAAGATCGCCGGCGAAGTGGGCCTGGGCGGCCGCATCAATATGGTTATGCAGACCGCCTTCTTCAAACTGGCCGACGTCATTCCCTTCGATCAGGCCGTCAGCCTGCTCAAGGACGGCATCGACAAGGCCTACGGTAAGAAGGGTCCGAAGATCGTTGAGATGAACTGCGCCGCCGTGGACAAGGCTGCGGACGCCATCGTCGAGATTCCGGTCCCGGCCGCCTGGGCGGATCTGGCCGACGACGTCAAGCCCGAAGCCGACGAGCCCGAATACGTCAAGAACATCATGCGCCCGGTCCTGGCCCAGAAGGGCGACGACCTGCCGGTCTCCGTCTTCTCCGAGGACGGCACCGTGCCGCTGTCCACTTCCAAGTACGAAAAGCGCGGCGTGGCCATCAAGGTCCCCGAATGGATCGCCGACAACTGCATCCAGTGCAACCAGTGCGCTTTCGTCTGCCCGCACTCCGCCCTGCGCCCGGTGCTGGTTTCCGAGGATGAAATGAAGAACGCCCCGGCGACCTTCGTCACCCAGGACGCCAAGGGCAAGGACGTCAGCGGACTGAAGTACCGCATGCAGGTCAACACCATGGATTGCCTGGGTTGCGGCAACTGCGCCGACATCTGCCCGGCCAAGGAAAAGGCGCTGGTCATGAAGCCCATCGCCACCCAGACCGATGCGCAGGTCCCCAACTTCGACTTCACCGAGACGGTCAGCTACAAGGACGCCTTCAAGCGTGATTCCGTCAAGGGCTCCCAGTTCAAGCAGTCGCTCATGGAATTCTCCGGCGCCTGCTCCGGCTGCGGCGAAACCCCGTACGTCAAGGTGCTGACCCAGCTCTTCGGCGAGCGTATGATCATCGCCAACGCCACGGGCTGCTCCTCCATCTGGGGCGCGAGCGCACCGTCCACCCCCTACTGCACCAACCACGACGGCTTTGGCCCCGCCTGGGGCAACTCCCTGTTCGAAGACGCGGCCGAATTCGGCTTCGGCATCGAAATGGGCGTGAACAGCCGCCGCAAGACCCTGATCGCCAAGTGCGAAGCGGCCGCCGCTTCCGCCACCGGCAAGGTCAAGGAAGCCCTGGAAGCCTGGCTGGCCGCCAAGGACGACGCCGAAGGCTCCGCCAAGACCGGCGCGGCCCTGAAGACCGCCCTGAACGGCGCCACCGACGAGGCCCTCAAGGAAATCGCGGCCGATGCCGACCTGTTCACCAAGAAATCCGTGTGGATCTTCGGCGGTGACGGCTGGGCCTACGACATCGGTTACGGCGGCGTGGACCACGTCATCGCCTCCGGCAAGGACGTGAACATCCTGGTCATGGACACCGAGGTGTACTCCAACACCGGCGGACAGTCCTCCAAGGCCACCCCGCTCGGCTCCATCGCCAAGTTCGCAGCCGCAGGCAAGTGCACCGGCAAGAAGGACCTGGGCCGCATGGCCATGACCTACGGTTACGTCTACGTGGCCTCCGTGGCCATGGGCGCGGACAAGCAGCAGCTCATCAAGGCCTTCAAGGAAGCCGAGGCTTACAATGGACCCTCGCTGATCATCTGCTACGCCCCGTGCATCAACCAGGGCATCAAGAAGGGCATGGGCAAGACCCAGCTCGAACAGAAGCTGGCCGTGGCCTCCGGCTACTGGCCCCTGTATCGCTTCAACCCCGAACTGACCCAGCAGGGCAAGAATCCGTTCACCTTGGAGTCCAAGGCTCCCGACGGATCCCTTCAGGAATTCCTGTCGGGCGAAAACCGCTACGCCATGCTGGAACGGTTCCACCCGGAACTCTCCAAGGCGTTCCGCGAAAAACTGGAGAAGGACTACGCCGACCGTTACGCCATCCTCACCCATCTGGCCGAAGCCGACTACGGCAAGGCCGAGGTGGAAGAGCCTGCCGCATGCGAAACCGGTGTGTCGGCCGAAGCCCCGGGTTCGGGTGAACCCTGTGACGACGGCAGATAA
- a CDS encoding L-lactate permease, translating to MSIEVLALIALLPILVALILMVGMRWPATKAMPLAWLTAAVGAILAWQLPVAYVAALTLQGFITAIGILIIVFGAILILRTLQHSGGMETIQHGMQNITPDRRIQAIIIGYMFAAFIEGAAGFGTPAALAAPLLLSLGFPPLAAAIICLVFNSFPVTFGAVGTPVVLGLKFLAPGVDAAVKAGAPGLNFANMGDFNLLVGQWATIMNLGMIFILPIFMLGFITRYFGPERSWKPGFAAWKFCIFSAVAFSVPYLIFAWNVGPEFPSLIGGLVGLGIIIIGAKKGFCMPKTSWDFGDSSKWDPEWTGSVSSDGAEFKAHMSQFKAWLPYILIGLILVVTRIPELGLKGLLASQAIKFSNILGFKSVSASIQYLYLPGTIPFVLVALLTVLIHGMPAAKVKLAWSQAFATMKNPTIALFAAVALVSIFRGSGIVDAALNPNNYPSMPLTMAKAVAAITGNAWPMFASFVGGLGAFITGSNTVSDLLFAEFQWGVASQLELPRQIIVAAQAVGGGMGNMICIHNIVAACAVVGLSGMEGAILKRTVWPFLLYGIVVGIVATLMSFVFLPGLF from the coding sequence ATGTCTATCGAAGTGCTTGCGTTGATCGCGCTGCTGCCCATCCTGGTGGCGCTCATCCTCATGGTCGGCATGCGCTGGCCCGCCACTAAAGCCATGCCCCTGGCGTGGCTGACTGCGGCGGTCGGTGCAATCCTGGCCTGGCAACTGCCCGTGGCCTATGTCGCTGCCCTGACCCTGCAAGGGTTCATCACGGCCATCGGCATCCTGATCATCGTTTTCGGCGCAATCCTGATCTTGCGCACCCTGCAGCATTCCGGCGGTATGGAGACAATCCAGCACGGCATGCAGAACATCACTCCCGACCGGCGCATCCAGGCCATCATCATCGGCTACATGTTCGCCGCCTTCATCGAAGGCGCGGCCGGTTTCGGCACTCCCGCCGCCCTGGCCGCCCCGCTGCTGCTCTCCCTGGGCTTTCCGCCCCTGGCCGCAGCCATCATCTGCCTGGTCTTCAACTCTTTCCCGGTCACCTTCGGCGCGGTCGGCACTCCCGTCGTCCTGGGCCTCAAGTTCCTGGCCCCCGGCGTGGACGCCGCGGTCAAGGCCGGTGCTCCCGGCCTGAACTTCGCCAACATGGGCGACTTCAACCTGCTGGTCGGCCAATGGGCCACCATCATGAACCTGGGCATGATCTTCATCCTGCCTATCTTCATGCTCGGTTTCATCACCCGCTATTTCGGCCCCGAGCGTAGCTGGAAGCCCGGCTTCGCCGCTTGGAAGTTCTGCATCTTCTCCGCCGTGGCCTTCTCCGTGCCCTACCTGATCTTCGCCTGGAACGTCGGTCCCGAGTTCCCGTCCCTGATCGGTGGTCTGGTCGGCTTGGGCATCATCATCATCGGCGCCAAGAAGGGCTTCTGCATGCCCAAGACTTCCTGGGACTTCGGCGATTCCTCCAAGTGGGATCCCGAATGGACCGGTTCCGTGTCCTCCGATGGCGCCGAGTTCAAGGCGCACATGAGCCAGTTCAAGGCATGGCTGCCTTACATCCTCATCGGCCTGATCCTGGTCGTGACCCGTATTCCCGAGCTCGGCCTCAAGGGTCTGCTCGCCAGCCAGGCCATCAAGTTCAGCAACATCCTGGGCTTCAAGTCCGTCAGCGCCTCCATCCAGTACCTGTACCTGCCCGGAACCATTCCGTTCGTCCTGGTCGCCCTGCTGACCGTGCTCATCCACGGCATGCCCGCCGCCAAGGTCAAGCTCGCCTGGTCCCAGGCCTTCGCGACCATGAAGAACCCGACCATCGCCCTGTTCGCGGCGGTCGCCCTGGTCTCCATCTTCCGCGGCTCCGGTATCGTTGACGCGGCCCTGAACCCGAACAACTATCCGTCCATGCCCCTGACCATGGCCAAGGCCGTCGCCGCCATCACCGGCAACGCCTGGCCCATGTTCGCCTCGTTCGTGGGCGGCCTGGGCGCGTTCATTACCGGTTCGAACACCGTGTCCGACCTGCTCTTCGCCGAGTTCCAGTGGGGCGTAGCCTCCCAGCTTGAGCTGCCCCGCCAGATCATCGTGGCCGCACAGGCCGTCGGCGGCGGCATGGGCAACATGATCTGCATCCACAACATCGTCGCCGCCTGCGCCGTTGTCGGCCTGTCCGGCATGGAAGGCGCCATCCTGAAGCGGACCGTATGGCCGTTCCTGCTGTACGGCATCGTGGTGGGCATCGTCGCGACGCTGATGAGCTTCGTGTTCCTGCCCGGCCTGTTCTAA
- a CDS encoding FAD-linked oxidase C-terminal domain-containing protein, which translates to MSKEAIIKEFETIAGAENVMTGETDRHAYSYDAAVLDSVVPALVVRPRTSEALGAVTKLCNDNGLPLTVRGAGTNLSGGTIPHPGGVVVLTNGLNRILEINEEDMYAVVEPGVVTAQFATEVAKRGLFYPPDPGSMAVSTIGGNVAENAGGLRGLKYGVTKDYVMGVDFWDVNGEMVKSGSRTVKCVTGYNLTGLMVASEGTLGVFDKIILKLIPPAHAAKSMMAVFPSMKAASETVASIIANKIVPATLEMMDNFTIRTVENFRGAGLPVDAAALLLIEVDGHPAQVEDEAAMVEKICKENGATELTVAKDAAQRDAVWQARRDALPALAKLKPTCVLEDATVPRSKIPAMIEALEEIAKKLDLTIGTFGHAGDGNLHPTILTDKRNKEEWLRVEKGIDMIFDKALSMGGTLSGEHGIGLAKSKYLAQETSKATLAYSRRMKSVLDPKGILNPDKIVGAE; encoded by the coding sequence ATGTCCAAAGAAGCGATTATCAAAGAATTCGAAACCATAGCCGGTGCCGAAAACGTTATGACTGGTGAGACCGACCGTCACGCCTATTCTTATGACGCCGCCGTTCTCGACTCTGTAGTTCCCGCCCTTGTGGTCCGTCCCCGGACCAGCGAGGCCCTGGGTGCCGTAACCAAGCTGTGCAACGACAACGGCCTGCCCCTGACCGTTCGCGGCGCGGGCACCAACCTGTCCGGCGGCACCATCCCCCATCCCGGCGGCGTGGTCGTTCTGACCAACGGCCTGAACCGCATCCTCGAAATCAACGAGGAAGACATGTACGCCGTGGTCGAGCCCGGCGTGGTCACCGCCCAGTTCGCGACCGAAGTGGCCAAGCGCGGCCTGTTCTATCCCCCGGATCCGGGCTCCATGGCCGTGTCCACCATAGGCGGCAACGTGGCCGAGAATGCGGGCGGCCTGCGCGGCCTGAAGTACGGCGTAACCAAGGACTACGTCATGGGCGTGGACTTCTGGGACGTCAACGGCGAGATGGTCAAATCCGGTTCCCGCACTGTGAAATGCGTCACCGGCTACAACCTGACCGGACTGATGGTCGCCTCCGAAGGCACGCTCGGCGTATTCGACAAGATCATCCTCAAGCTGATTCCCCCGGCGCATGCTGCCAAATCCATGATGGCCGTGTTCCCGTCCATGAAGGCCGCTTCCGAGACCGTGGCGTCCATCATCGCGAACAAGATCGTTCCGGCCACCCTGGAAATGATGGACAACTTCACCATCCGCACGGTGGAGAACTTCCGCGGTGCCGGTCTGCCCGTGGACGCCGCAGCCCTGCTGCTCATCGAGGTGGACGGCCACCCCGCACAGGTGGAGGACGAGGCCGCCATGGTCGAGAAGATCTGCAAGGAGAACGGGGCCACCGAACTGACGGTCGCCAAGGACGCCGCCCAGCGGGACGCTGTCTGGCAGGCCCGCCGCGACGCCCTGCCCGCACTGGCCAAGCTCAAGCCCACCTGTGTGCTTGAAGACGCCACCGTGCCGCGCTCCAAGATCCCGGCCATGATCGAAGCCCTGGAGGAAATCGCCAAAAAGCTCGACCTGACCATCGGCACCTTCGGCCACGCGGGCGACGGCAATCTGCACCCGACCATCCTGACCGACAAGCGCAACAAGGAAGAGTGGCTGCGCGTGGAAAAGGGCATCGACATGATCTTCGACAAGGCCTTGTCCATGGGCGGCACCTTGTCCGGCGAACACGGCATCGGCCTGGCCAAGTCCAAGTACCTGGCCCAGGAGACCTCCAAGGCCACCCTGGCCTACTCTCGCCGCATGAAGTCCGTCCTTGACCCCAAAGGCATCCTCAACCCCGATAAAATCGTCGGCGCCGAATAG
- a CDS encoding (Fe-S)-binding protein, translating to MADIHKLAQMFKELDDQLVGCMRCGMCQAVCPIFKISGKEADVTRGKLALLDGLASEMLTDPEGVNEKLNRCLLCGTCQSNCPSGVSVMDIFLKARAIMVGYFGLSPVKKAIFRGLLKNPKLFNALAEMGSKFQGIFTKKVDDMLGSSCARFNAPIIADRHFNTLASKPFHKLVPEMDTPAGSSGLRVAFYVGCVIDKIYPQVGEAILKVLDHHGVGVYMPSGQACCGIPVLSSGDTATFNTLVDMNVDRLKNGEFDYLVTGCASCTSTIKELWPHMYKGDSTRAEDINALAGKTMDISQFLVDILKVEPKALAGGKSVTYHDPCHLKNSLGITAQPRTVIKAAGCDFKEMTDAGTCCGCGGSFNIAHYELSKEIGSRKADNIIASKAQVAATSCPACMIQITDMLSQKGANMSVKHVIELYADSL from the coding sequence ATGGCCGATATCCATAAACTAGCACAAATGTTCAAGGAACTGGACGACCAGTTGGTCGGGTGCATGCGTTGCGGCATGTGCCAGGCGGTCTGTCCGATCTTCAAAATAAGCGGTAAGGAAGCCGATGTAACCCGGGGCAAGCTCGCCCTGCTCGACGGCCTTGCCTCCGAGATGCTCACCGATCCGGAGGGCGTCAACGAAAAGCTCAACCGCTGTCTGCTCTGCGGAACCTGCCAGTCCAACTGTCCGTCCGGCGTGTCCGTCATGGACATCTTCCTCAAGGCCCGCGCGATCATGGTCGGCTACTTCGGCCTGTCCCCGGTCAAGAAGGCCATCTTCCGCGGTCTGCTGAAGAATCCCAAGCTGTTCAACGCCCTGGCCGAAATGGGCTCCAAGTTCCAGGGAATCTTCACCAAAAAAGTGGACGACATGCTCGGCTCCTCCTGCGCCAGGTTCAACGCGCCGATCATCGCCGACCGGCACTTCAACACCCTGGCCAGCAAGCCGTTCCACAAGCTGGTCCCCGAGATGGACACCCCGGCCGGCTCCTCCGGCCTGCGCGTGGCCTTCTACGTGGGTTGCGTCATCGACAAGATCTACCCCCAGGTGGGCGAAGCCATCCTCAAGGTGCTCGACCACCACGGCGTAGGCGTGTATATGCCGTCCGGCCAGGCCTGTTGCGGCATCCCCGTCCTGTCCAGCGGCGACACGGCCACCTTCAATACCTTGGTGGACATGAACGTGGACCGGCTGAAAAACGGGGAGTTCGACTACCTGGTCACCGGCTGCGCGTCCTGCACCTCCACGATCAAGGAACTGTGGCCCCACATGTACAAGGGCGATTCCACCCGCGCGGAAGACATCAACGCGCTGGCCGGGAAAACCATGGACATCAGCCAATTCCTCGTGGATATACTGAAGGTCGAGCCCAAGGCCCTTGCAGGCGGCAAGAGTGTGACCTACCATGACCCCTGCCACTTGAAGAACTCCCTGGGCATAACGGCCCAGCCCCGGACCGTGATCAAGGCGGCCGGGTGCGACTTCAAGGAAATGACCGACGCGGGCACCTGTTGTGGCTGCGGCGGTAGCTTCAATATCGCCCACTACGAGCTGTCCAAGGAAATCGGCAGCCGCAAGGCGGATAACATCATCGCGTCCAAGGCCCAGGTTGCTGCGACCAGCTGCCCGGCCTGCATGATCCAAATCACGGACATGCTATCGCAAAAAGGAGCCAACATGAGCGTCAAACATGTCATTGAGCTCTATGCCGACTCCTTATAA